A window from Oncorhynchus mykiss isolate Arlee chromosome 9, USDA_OmykA_1.1, whole genome shotgun sequence encodes these proteins:
- the LOC110532692 gene encoding tachykinin-3 isoform X2, protein MRSGILLVALFVAMKLHSSQSSCEEPAAGAHRSTDSEEGPGLGNIQRTILKRYNGLDYDSFVGLMGRRSADINDLPPSPHKREMDDVFVGLMGRRNSELGNMRPLRKEVYPETRKGGLFFNKCRLRFRRGL, encoded by the exons ATGAGAAGCGGCATTTTGCTGGTGGCTTTGTTTGTCGCCATGAAACTCCACTCAAGCCAGTCCAGCTGCGAGGAACCTGCGGCTGGGGCACACAGATCAACCGACTCAGAG GAGGGTCCAGGTTTGGGAAACATCCAGCGGACCATTCTGAAGAGATATAACGGTCTGGATTATGACAGCTTTGTCGGGCTGATGGGGAGAAGGAGCGCTG ATATAAATGATCTACCACCATCTCCCCATAAAA GGGAGATGGACGACGTCTTTGTTGGGCTAATGGGCAGAAGAAACTCTGAACTTG GTAACATGCGTCCTTTGAGGAAGGAGGTGTACCCAGAAACAAGAAAAGGAGGTCTATTCTTTAACAAGTGCAGACtgag GTTTCGTCGTGGGTTATAG
- the LOC110532692 gene encoding tachykinin-3 isoform X1, with product MRSGILLVALFVAMKLHSSQSSCEEPAAGAHRSTDSEEGPGLGNIQRTILKRYNGLDYDSFVGLMGRRSADINDLPPSPHKREMDDVFVGLMGRRNSELGFGTGIDIGHTADIGNMRPLRKEVYPETRKGGLFFNKCRLRFRRGL from the exons ATGAGAAGCGGCATTTTGCTGGTGGCTTTGTTTGTCGCCATGAAACTCCACTCAAGCCAGTCCAGCTGCGAGGAACCTGCGGCTGGGGCACACAGATCAACCGACTCAGAG GAGGGTCCAGGTTTGGGAAACATCCAGCGGACCATTCTGAAGAGATATAACGGTCTGGATTATGACAGCTTTGTCGGGCTGATGGGGAGAAGGAGCGCTG ATATAAATGATCTACCACCATCTCCCCATAAAA GGGAGATGGACGACGTCTTTGTTGGGCTAATGGGCAGAAGAAACTCTGAACTTG GTTTCGGCACTGGTATTGATATTGGTCACACTGCTGACATTG GTAACATGCGTCCTTTGAGGAAGGAGGTGTACCCAGAAACAAGAAAAGGAGGTCTATTCTTTAACAAGTGCAGACtgag GTTTCGTCGTGGGTTATAG